In Deltaproteobacteria bacterium, the following are encoded in one genomic region:
- the moaC gene encoding cyclic pyranopterin monophosphate synthase MoaC, protein MSKLSHIDAHGRAQMVEVADKPITSREAVATGIVQMQPEVLRMIVTGQIPKGDVLAVARVAGIMAAKKTPELIPLCHPLAITSVTIDFTPDDQRGTIAIEAHVKVEGKTGVEMEALTAVSVAALTVYDMCKAADKSMVISDVCLQKKTGGKSGTYQRPA, encoded by the coding sequence ATGAGTAAACTCAGTCACATTGATGCACACGGCCGCGCGCAGATGGTCGAGGTTGCCGACAAACCCATCACCTCACGCGAAGCGGTTGCCACTGGCATCGTACAGATGCAACCCGAAGTGCTGCGCATGATTGTCACCGGACAGATACCCAAAGGGGATGTCCTCGCCGTTGCACGAGTAGCGGGGATCATGGCAGCAAAGAAAACGCCGGAATTGATCCCCCTCTGTCACCCCCTGGCTATTACGTCGGTCACTATCGACTTTACGCCAGATGACCAACGGGGGACGATTGCGATCGAAGCCCATGTCAAAGTCGAAGGGAAAACGGGTGTGGAAATGGAGGCGCTCACCGCCGTTTCCGTTGCTGCACTCACAGTGTATGACATGTGCAAAGCGGCGGATAAAAGCATGGTCATATCGGACGTCTGTCTGCAGAAAAAGACCGGCGGAAAAAGTGGCACCTATCAAAGACCCGCATGA